AATGGGGTCGGCGGCCGGCAGCCCCGAGAGCCACCAAGCAGGAGGCGGCACAAGAGAGCCACCAAGCAGGAGGCGGCTTCGCCGGCGCCGCCACCACCACGGCTCCGAGATGGAGGGCAGCCATGGAGTTCCCCCTGCGTGGCTCTCTACAGCAACCGGCTTTTCTCCCGTGGAACTGAGCCgccaggagggaggggggagcgggAGCAGCGCGCCCGGAGAGAGAGCGCGAAAGGCGGGAAAGAAGAGGGAGGCagcgagagagcgagcgagagccATGGTGGGTCCCCTGAGGGAGAGCGAGGAGGTTTGAGGAAAGGGAGGCGATTTCCCTCGCCCTCACCCGGTCCCGCCTCGACCTGTTGGCGCGGAAAGCAAACACGCTCTGCCGACCAGGGACGGTTCccgacttttttttccttcaccgGCCCCTGGTATGGTGGTTGAAGGCACGGGACTTTCAGGGGTTAAAAAGGAAGACATGGCAGCTCCCGCCCGTTTCCAGCTCCTTTCAGGCAAACCGTCCGGGCTCGctccccactctctctctcacagcaCCTGAGCTGAGGGGTCGAGGGGTTCGTTCTGCCACCCCAAAAGGTGCAACGCCCGACAGACCGCGACGATCTTCCTCGCCTCCCGCCACCCCCAAGAGTGTCGGTCGTCGCCTCTTTTCTCCTGGTCGAAGCCACCTGGGCTGAGGCCAAAACAATTTTTTGAGCTGACTTTTAGTGAGTGATTTTTGGGTGCAAGTTGTCCAGATGTCCTGTCAAGGAATGACCAAGCTACATTTGTAggcttttgttgctgtttcatATGGGACGGATTGCTCTTTTTTCcagggtggatttaatttaaatcacgatttataTAATcaatacagattttttaaaaatgatttgaataatttaaatcatttttaattcgAATAGTggtttaaatagattttttttaaaaaacgcttgatttttttctgcccttttttccttctgagaagCTCAGCACTGTCTAGAAAATGCTCAAGGCAAGGCATAAAGGACtctacaaatactgtatttggcgAAATGAGGATGATAGGTTTAGGAGGAAGTATGTTTGTAGTAAGGATCCTAACTCAATGGATTTGGGAGATACATCTTTGGGTGGGCAAGATCACACACCCACTGTGTACAAGtgtaggaaatatttatttatttatttatttatttatttatttatttatttatttatttatttatttatttatatcctgcccatctagaccgaagtctactctgggcggataacaacaaattcataaaacaatttcataaaaaCAATAGCCACATAAgataacaacaacataacatGATACAAGGtggcaaaaagaaattaaataatgaCAGAAAGGActccctaaagagccaagtcttgaGCTTGCTTAAAACATCCAGCGAGGGAGCAAGGCAAATTTCTGTGGGCAGACTGtttcagaggtgaggggccactgccgagaaggcccggtttcttgttctttctctccgagtctcccttggcattaggcccctcaaacgcccctcctggctagagcgagtaatacgggtagatctaggtgggagaggTTCCGCCatatattgaggtcctaaaccatttagggctttatatgtcatcgtccatactttgaaatcaatgcagaatcaAACTGCAGggtagccagagtgggggagacgTGTTgacattttctcaccccagtcagaagtctggccgcagcCAGTCCTTCTACTGAAACTATGGGAACACACTTTCTACTACGTCAGTGGTATATTCTATTGAGACTTCTAATATTACCATTGAATAATTATATGTTTTGGTATCTTCGTAATCCCATTGAAATAGTTCCATTGAAATATCTTGTCATGAACCTTTGGGACATTTATATTCTTTACACTGgtacaagcctgatgaagtgggaagtcctaatccatgaaagctagcagactatgttttttttgttgttgttttgtctatAACGGTATCACCTATTATTGCATTTGTATATTCTGTAGCtttaaagcaaagtgtactgcttatataccatcccgtagtgcttaaagctctctgggcagtttagttTAATTATGAAcactacacatccccccccccgacccactgagctgggtactcaaattTATCAACCCTGGGAGGATGGAACACCAAGTCAACCTTAAGATGGCTAACCAAATActtcaggatcaaactcaggtcataagcagaatcttggctgcagtttaaccgctgcgccACAAAACTTCATTCAATTAGCATAATAAACCACTTTATAAGGGTTTCTACTAATGACTATATTGCAGAAATCACTTTTTGAGTCTGCTTATTGGAAGTCACTTAATTACAGTTTAATTTAACAAAGGATTTATGGAAGTACACTTAACCTTACCATATACTTTGGTGCCTTCACATTCATCCCCCTTACCAATTTCTGCTCTTCCTAGCCTCAACCAAACTTTACCCACTAACATAGTTATAGTTTCTATATAAGTAAACTAAAATTGTAAGCAGGGATGGAGAATGCAGTAGGTCCCCCAcatccacaggggatcagtttCACATCCCCCTACAGATACTGAAaaatggattacagtggtgcctcacaagacgaatgcctcgcgggacgaaaaacatgcaagacaaatgttttttgcgatcactgtggtgccttgcaagacaaccTCTTcaatggccgtgctttgcaagacgaatgtttttcgcaagaccaatgcttcgcaagacggatGGATTAtcttcatcttgtgaggttcccataggagtgcattcctatgggaaaccacttttcgcaagatgaaaattttgcaagacagtgctacttgcggaacaaattacttcttgcgaggcaccactgtatagtgaactGTAGAAGAACCATGAAGGGTATACATAGCATGCTATTTGGctccctctattggccagttctgagAACTtcattatatataaatatatatatactgtatacagacttttattttaagatttttaatcttttcagaccatggataattaagtggatactgatcccacagataaagCGGTTCTACTGTACAACATTAGAGTATACATGCCAGTTCAGATTAAAAAGTGTTTCTGTAATCCTGTTCCAAGAGTGATGAGTGAAATGCTTTTACACATGATGGGTGTCATGTACAAACGTATTGGTCATACCTGGTTCTAGTTCACTTATGACATTTGAAAcagtttctctttttcattttgccTGTGTGCATGTACATGTAAGGCAGATGTAAATCCACAGTACAAAATATTTTATCTCAGTATTATTTTATCTGAGGATTTTCTATTTCAACTTTACAACAAAGTAGTACTCTAAAATGATAGAAGTAACAAAACTGTTAAAATCTCATGTGAGACAGTCACTTATTTAATTTTATCATACAAAAACTAAtagtttaaatatatttttcaaccTCAATGtaaactttattttctttggaAGCAAGCAGTTCACATAAGAtacttaaaataatttattttgcattGATACAATGCAGATTTGAATAGTGAAGTGGAAGAAATACAAGCTATCAATACCCATCAGTGTGTTTGGAAGAAAGAGGAACCACCAAACAGAAAACATattcagaaaatattttcctCCCTTGTTTCCTAATCAAGATAATATTTGCAACTCATGTACTGTATGTCAAATTTCATATGAACCAGATTTCTGAAGTGGTAACAGTTACCACTAAGGTTCAGACACATTATCCGCCCAACATTATCAGATGTGACAACTAAATAAAGCATCTTTGCCTATTGCAACCTAATGTAAACTACACtgttatacatactgtatatacagaaTCTCTCTCTCCCAGTTTCAGGGAATTACAGTGACAAATGGAGAAAGCCAACGTTATGGAAGATTATTGTGATTGACTGAAATGACCAACTAGTTGCTGACTATccatttttcagtattttaatGAATATCGATACAATCCCCATACACACTTCTTCCATCTCTCCCTCTGAACAAGATTGCAGCACCATTATCTCTGCTTTAGCCAGTGTCTAGTTTAGAAGCAAAGGATATTTTGCTTGCTCTACAAGCCTTTTTCCTGTGTCTCCTATAGCCCCCGCAAACTTCTCCAGAGAACCCACTTCCCCAGCAATATTAGAAAGAGACAACCATCCATGATTTCTATTGTACTGACAACAATTCTGCCAGTGGAAAAATTAACTGAATACTACCTAATGTCAGGAAGACAATGAAAATGTAAATTCAGAAAAAACTGATAGAGATATACTTTTGTACTGCTGTGACAAGTTAATGCACAAAAAATGTATACAGCACCAGGCACTCAACTTTTAAGGAGACTGATGTTCCACTTTTAGTGTGTATTAAATCTGAAATTTTAACTTTCAGTTATACAGGCATTATAAAGCAATTATGAATAGATTTCTGTCTATACCTATCTATTTCTTTCTTCACACAGTCCCACATTTTGTACTTCCCTCTTGTTTCAAGAGCACTCACAGCAATGAAAACCTAAAGAAAACAATGATGATCAAGGAATAAACTGCTTGCTGTCCTCAaggtctttaaatcattttctagGGTCTAACTGGGAGAAGTATAGTTATATCACTGGAGGTCATCAAGTACCACCACCTCAAGCTTTGTGAAACAAAGGGACAGGTTTTCAGTCAAATTTGGAACCTTTTAAAACGcatgaaaaacaatattttggaAAAAGCTTCAAAAATGTTTCATAGTGTGTAATCCAGCACTGAACATCAGAGTaggaaggctttccttcctgtgTGTTGTTAATTTGTAACTAACAAGTGTGTAAAcagttaattcatttttaatctgTGAAATGTCACAGTCTACCAAAAACTTTCCAAAGAGCAAACAACTTTACATTCCCTTCTTTACAAATTTCGTAGGAGTCAGAAATAgtgattttaatttttgtcaCTGTAGTCTCATCCTTTTCTCTGGTGGCCCCTTAGCACTAGTGCTCTGTTGTGTGATCTTGGCAGgctctttctcctcttgtttaATAGCTTCAGGTGCTGGCTCTGACTCCTTCTTGATCTGATCcactagaaaaataaaacatgaaatccaaatcaaattgtTGAACATGTCTATTATCAGTGTTGCAAATTAACTTTCAGGTTCATACACAGCCTTTTATACATGGCTGCCTTTGACTGCTAGCAAGAAACATCTGAAATGTATTCAATCCCAATCCATTTTTGCTGGAACAGCCCAATTCCACCAACTGGGCATACAGAGACATCTTGACCTATGAGAACTTTTTTCTGTTGTCAGGCATTATGCTATGACCCACAACAATGCAACACTGTCCAGTCACAGAAACCACTTCAACATCTGCATTCAGGTTCCCACACACACTTACAACAGCATTAGAGTTTCTTGCACCTAGGTTTATACAGAAATGGCAGAATATAAGAGGTTACCATACAGGGATGGCAGGAGATAAGAGGTCACCATACCATATATCTTTCCACCATACGTGGAAAGATATATGGTAAGCATTACAACATTGGATTTAGTCAGTGTCCTTTTTCCGAAAAATCTCATCAGCAGGATCTCTGGATTTGGTCTTAATTTAAAAATGCTATTTGAATTCTCACCTGGGATGGGCTTTTCTCCAGGTTTTTGCTGTGAACAAAACACAGGGGAAATAAGTCACAAATCAGAAATATACAGCTTGGCTCTCACGAAAACTTTATAAACTATCCTtaacagagaaacaaaagaataagCACGAGAATAAAGTTTTCCTCTATGACTATACTAGCACAGTAGCGACATGGAGGCAAGCATTCCACTGTTACCCAGGCATTCTAAATTATGATATATTTATTCTGAGTTGGCTACCTGGATTGTAGACTTCCCAACCCATGGTCAGAGAATCTCAGGGAGATGTAACTCTGACAGGTAATGGGGTCCCAAATTGTTAAGGGACTTATATATCAATATCAATGTCTTGAATTTGACATAtcccatttcccccaaaataaggcctaacctgaaaataagccctaatgcatttttcaagCAAATAATTAATACATGACCTTATTTTCGGAGAACACGGTAGAAGCATACAGGCAACCGATGCAAATAGGCCAGAACTGGGGAGATATAATATCTCAAAACCCTGACACcagcctggccactgcattttgtacCTGTTGCAAATTCCACCCTGCTTTCAAGGACAGCACaagattaaaaaacacaaagcagCAGAATTGTGGAACAAGCTCCACTGAAATAAAGCACTCAACTGTGCAGCACCCTTCATTGCACAACAGACGTTCGAAATAGACAGTGGCCgagatcctgttgcacagctccatacGCACAATGGAAGTGATGTTAGCAACAACTCACCACTGATTTGACAATTTCAGAATATACACAACTTTGTCACACTGTGTATAATACTGTGTATAATATACCATATGTGTTCTTAATGAAGTTATTGAGCCATAACAGAACATTATACCCTTCACATTAACTACATACTTGAACAAATTTTGGAGGAAATTTTTGTCTCAGATCCAGAAGTAAGGCATCCACACGTTGTCGTTGGAAAATTGAGCTTGGTTCTTCCTTCTTTTTGGGTTTAGGTTTGGCTTTATCTGGAAACAGTATTGAAGACATAACCATGAAATATTTCATTAGAACttatgttttatttctattttcatttcctttcttattttttttggaaaaatattttaactaaacttTTTAAATATGGGTTCATATTTCCTTCAAATTATGAACTGCAGGCATTAAGACCTGAAAGTGTGGGAATAAAATATTAAGGAAGAAGATGGATATTTTTAGCATTGTCCTTGTCAGGTAGACCACCTGGAATGAATACTTTAATTCTTTCTCAGTTCTTTTTGTGTGTTCCTGTGTGTAATACTTAAAATAATAGCATTAGCAGAGATTTTAACAAACTATACACATTGAACCTAATATTTGAATTtctgagaagaaagagaaggatatTAAAGGCTAATGTGCGTAAGTGCTCTACCTCGTTCCTCTTGGTCTTTGAAATGCCACCAGTAGCCTTTGGACGGGTGATAACGACAGTAGGACATGGCTTCCTCAAAAGCTGACTGGATTCCATGTACAGCAgtgagcttggaaaaaaaaagatgcattttaaagaaatggatTATGTTTCTCTTGGTGCTATGTTTTAGCTAATAAAACTaactaataaattttatttacaaatacaCAGCAGAGTATTCTGAACTTATATGGGCTAATGCAAGAGGTAAGCAGTGTTCCCCCACTTGTAATTTACTCAAAGAAAGTCCTCTTATAGCCTAGCAAGTGTGTCAGGCAACCTATGCAGATTTTGACCCCATTAGCTATTTTAACCAAGGGGGAGGGACTCTAAAAACTCAGGAGTCATttctgataaaagaaaaaaaaactttacacaAAAGTGTTCCCCATAACAACCAGAGGGTGTAAGAGGTTTTTTTTCAGTaaatacttatatatatatatatatatatatatatatatatatatatatatatatatatatatatatatatatatatatatatatatatatcttggtgGGACCAGACATGGACCTATCTGGCCCCTGGACTTTTGTAAGTTGCTCACCTTTGATATAGAGTCCATCTAGGCCTTCTGGAGCaaaggtgttgggttttttttttaaaaaggtcagtGGTGGGGGAAAAGGAATAAAGAGTGATGGTACAGAACTACCACTTAGTAAAGAAAGCATGTGGAGCAAGAATCAATGAGGAAAGGTGAAAGCAATCTGAAAATGCTCATAGAGCACCACTTTGCTATTCAGATTTCATACACACAGCTCATCCCAGGGGGCCTTCACCAGATGCCTCCACCTTCTGAAGTTTGACTTATGGCCGCTACTGGGGCAGTTCTCAGCTAGGGTGCCTGCTGTGGAGCATTCTCCCCAAGGAGAAGTACTAAGGCAAACTCCTagtgtacagcagtggttcttaaccttgggttacccagatgcttttgaactgcaactcccagaaacctcagccagcacagctcatggtgaaggcttctgggagttgcagtccaaaaacacctgggtaacccaaggttaagaaccactggtgtacagTAACTTCCACCTTACATGTAAAAACTATATATATACCATATAGGAGCACAATAGCATCTATTCTGCAATTTTCTTATACATTTCCCCCACTAAAGCTTGCAggcaaatgaaacaaacaaaaaaacaaacaaacaaacagagccacagaactgttttcttcttctattaCAGAATACAAAACGCACAGACATACCACTCTAGAATTCACAACTGATCCCAGGTCAGGTGCCTGATAAATTACTCCAGCTATAATGTAATAATCAGCCAATGGgataactgaaaaagaaaaaaggcaacatTAGTGCAGTTACCAGAAAATTTAAGATAACCAATGGGTGAATTTGCTTAACTCACTGGAACAAAAAGATCATATTAAAGTCCTATTTATTTACTGTTGTATTCACAGGCAACATTTTCTGCAAGATACTCAAGGCAGTACTGACAGTTCCCTTCCAATTATTTTATCTTCTTTTGTAAGATAAGCCTGGCAGAGTTGATGGCAGGCTCTGAAGAGTTGCATATCTAAATGCAAATCTGAGATTAGGTTTCCCCATGATGGGCTCTCTAACCAATATATTGTAGAGGCTCAAGAGAAAAGAATCAGCAAAATTAGTATTGCATCTGGACTTCACTCATTAAAACTATCACTGACAGGAACAGTAAATGGAAAATGGATTGTGAATATAGAATGAGGATATACACAAGCATTTAGCTATAGTGATGTTGTCCAAAATGTATGTGCAATGACATGCTGTCTTGTGTAAATCACTTCAGAAAGTAATAACCAGACACTTtgaaacagaaaagggaaaggacagAACACAATAAATGCCAGGACTATTCAACTTTGTTTCCACTGTGAGACAAGAGCCATTGGTATAACTTAAAGCAGCGGCCCCCAAACCTTTTCCGAACTGTGGACTGGGAAAATAGTAATGATGTATCTCCTACCCCAAATACAAAATATGTTCTTCCTTCCCTGGAAGGCACAGCATCCCCACCACAAAAGGATTCccattttttctcctctttcttaacAAGTTGCCATGATCAATTGGAGTTAACATATACATACCCCATATCTCAAAATTTTGTGCAACTTGATTCAAAAACCAGATAGGGAGGCTGGAAAAGGATACAGGAAGCTTGCATAGAGTGCTGAGCAGCTATTCTAGGGACATACACTGAAGGGGAGGCTCCTTGTTGAACCCTATGAATACTGCACCTGTACAGGACGGGCCATGCCTACAGCATTTATGGTTTCCCCCCTTAATTATTATGCTGTGTACATCCTCACCTTGTGTCGGAGATTGTCTTTGCTGCTTTCGAATAATGAAGAGAATTGGCTCTTGTGCATGAAGGAGGATATATTCCACTCCAACCATTTGACTGAAGGAGAAGAGAACAAGACTGACATCAGGAGATACAGCTACTTTGAAGTTATTGCACAGACATGGAAAACAAATGAATGGAGAGCTTCACAAAGATGGAACAATTCCATAATTGTCAGTGGTTCCTCTTGGAGCAAGTCATTTAAGAAATTAAGTGTGACACACTCCTTTTTCTGACAGCTTCCAGACAAAAAAATTATATGTTGAAATTTATACTGCTGTCCAGTATGAtgcatttgttttaatatatttgttgcCTACTGGACTTCTGACTAGGCATgtgccattttgatttttttttttttactccaactGCCAGAATTCTTTAAGATTTCCCTAAATTGAATTCTGTGAGTTCCAAGCCACAGACCCACACCTATACACTCCTACATTTCGCTCAGCTGGATCGGGGCCTCATCTTACAGGCTGCACAGCCTAGTTCCATCCTACTTCTGTTGTAAATGCACAACAAAGGAAGTTGcctagtgcttcctgggagttgtaatcttgTTGCTCTTTAGATTGCatagatcagtggtctccaaccttgggcctcctgatgttcttggacttcaactcccagaaatcctgcccagcagaggtggtgtgaaggcttctgggagttgtagtccaagaacatctggaggcccaaagttggggaccactggcatagaTGATCCCTCCCAAAGAATTCTTACACACAACTAATGCAACATTAACCCTACTGCAGGACTTACTCTCATTTAAGTATTTAACAGGACTACAACCTGGATGTTGTTTTATAATATTACTATCATATAAATGTTTCATAGTAACTTACTTCAAGTGGTCCAAGGTTAGTCTTTGCATTTTCACAATTTCGTTGTTGCATGTTCGATCATAGAATGGATTACTACGCTCTGAGAAGTAATCCAAGACACTTCCACTATTCAATATTGGAATCCAGGAACTATCAACCCAGGAGATACCCAGAAGGTtatctggagaaggggaaagagggggggaaacactTGTTAGAGCCAAGTACACTTGGTTTTGGGTTTTCCTTGGTGGAGGTGGATACAAGTAATAATATAAACATATGCACTAACAATACACTTTAACAAAGGTTCAATATCCACAAGCTCTTTTCCACCCACCCTAAAAgcaatacatacacacacaaatctaGGTTCCCCTTATTTTGCAGTCACATGATATAGAAACCTTGCTAGAGCTGATCACATCTGGTCAGTGACTAGAATGGATACCACCTGCAAATCCTATGCATACCTCTTTGAGCTTAGGGAAagaaaggtagaatataaatgcaaaaacaaacaagcagataaGGTAGAACAAAAGGACTATGTTCTGTTACACACAGAGCACATCCTGCATCAACCAGCAGGACAACTCCAGCAGTAGCTCTAAATGCTTAAGGAAGCCAAATTAAAGGAAAGGAAGCCATAGGAGGAGTCAGAAGTTCATTTTAAACTATGGAAATCTCAAAAATCTTATCAGACTCTCAGTGCAGAACACTTCATATCCATATTAAAAGGTAAAAGTGAACACAGACATGTCACAAACAATAGGGAAATATAATGCGTTTGCATCATTACTACTTGCAAACTGAGAAAACCCACTGCAACTATTTGGTAAATGTATGCCTGCTGAACAGGTTTTGAGTGAGCAAACTCAGCTATACTACTGTATATGAGTATATAAAATATGAGCGCATTGTTTCAGAAAGCTTTTAGAAAGCAAAACCTAGATGCTTGGGAAATCATGATTAATGCAGCATAAATAGGCCTCTGAATAATTCATATGCTGCATCAATAATCTGCTGCTCTCTAACTCTTGCATAAAGGAGCAAGTAAAGAGACAGTCTTGTTACTATGTAAATGTGCTCTGCTCTATTTCATTTCCATAAAAGTTGATCCTTCAATGTTGTAATTTACCctcttatatatataa
The Pogona vitticeps strain Pit_001003342236 chromosome 1, PviZW2.1, whole genome shotgun sequence genome window above contains:
- the MED6 gene encoding mediator of RNA polymerase II transcription subunit 6: MAAVDIRDNLLGISWVDSSWIPILNSGSVLDYFSERSNPFYDRTCNNEIVKMQRLTLDHLNQMVGVEYILLHAQEPILFIIRKQQRQSPTQVIPLADYYIIAGVIYQAPDLGSVVNSRVLTAVHGIQSAFEEAMSYCRYHPSKGYWWHFKDQEERDKAKPKPKKKEEPSSIFQRQRVDALLLDLRQKFPPKFVQQKPGEKPIPVDQIKKESEPAPEAIKQEEKEPAKITQQSTSAKGPPEKRMRLQ